A section of the Thunnus albacares chromosome 6, fThuAlb1.1, whole genome shotgun sequence genome encodes:
- the dharma gene encoding dharma — MDGSRVSDFSIQRILSPQFGHKPPMMEFPPDGYLHGIPGGFSLDSRSLRPSAPPVPVPDCLQYRGMSFGDAFYQYGAGFHHTDCSIYPNSGVYMRLSPDSADPQSLAGHHGYHPTELTAQSQQRQKARMRTVFTDSQTKQLEALFELTDYPAVEARAEVARSTGLNEETVRVWFKNRRARRKRQRSGSKAKSPSPSPTAGADKKFFTAFL; from the exons ATGGACGGAAGCAGAGTGTCAGACTTCAGCATCCAGCGCATCCTCTCCCCGCAGTTCGGACACAAGCCGCCTATGATGGAGTTTCCCCCAGATGGATATCTCCACGGGATCCCCGGCGGATTCAGTCTGGACTCCAGGAGCCTCAGACCTTCAGCTCCTCCAGTGCCGGTTCCCGACTGCCTGCAGTACCGAGGGATGAGCTTTGGAGACGCGTTTTATCAGTACGGAGCCGGTTTCCATCACACTGACTGCAGCATTTATCCAAACTCTGGAGTTTACATGCGCCTCAGCCCGGACTCTGCAg ATCCTCAGTCGTTGGCGGGTCACCATGGTTACCATCCGACCGAGTTGACGGCGCAGTCGCAGCAGCGTCAGAAGGCCCGGATGAGGACGGTGTTCACCGACAGTCAGACTAAACAGCTCGAGGCGCTGTTCGAGCTCACCGACTACCCAGCCGTGGAGGCGCGCGCTGAGGTTGCGAGGAGCACCGGGCTGAACGAGGAGACAGTCAGG gtgtggtTTAAGAACCGCAGAGCCAGGAGGAAGCGGCAGCGCAGCGGGTCAAAGGCCAAATCCCCCTCACCTTCCCCCACTGCTGGAGCAGACAAGAAGTTCTTCACCGCCTTCCTCTGA